The following coding sequences are from one Kallotenue papyrolyticum window:
- a CDS encoding alpha-L-fucosidase, whose product MSSSDQAAHATTAASVPVEIRHTPAWYRAARFGIFIHWGVYAVPAFNNEWYPRNMYQLGSAEWQHHRATYGPQHVFGYKDFIPRFHGEHFAAPAWARLFRRAGARYVVAVAEHHDGFAMYDCATSRWSAARMGPKRDVIGELAQAIREAGLAFGLSYHRAEHWWFFNGGRHFASDVTDPTYADLYGPAAPQDEPPAPWFLADWQARVRELIERYRPQLLYFDSGAAHPAFAPYVRYSAAFYYQRAREWGIEVVINSKEGALPSGWAIPDVERGGFAMIQPHLWQADTTIAHGSWCYVANQSYKSADTLIHRLIDTVSKNGCLLLNVGPQPDGRISAAETAVLEAMGDWLAVHGEAIYDTRPWHTFSEGPTPGSNGAFSEHQQPAFCGADLRFTTRGDTLYLLCLGEPERELRVTALGRRQVGPIHHLALLGSDEPIVWHQEAQWLRIRRPSALPSRHACAFRIEGIINQGSPRSCHGLADSYPNSA is encoded by the coding sequence ATGTCCTCCTCTGATCAGGCTGCCCACGCAACCACAGCGGCCAGTGTGCCGGTGGAAATCCGCCATACGCCAGCGTGGTATCGCGCTGCGCGCTTCGGGATCTTCATCCATTGGGGTGTTTATGCTGTGCCAGCCTTCAATAACGAATGGTACCCACGCAACATGTATCAGCTCGGTTCGGCCGAATGGCAGCATCACCGTGCTACCTATGGTCCACAACATGTGTTTGGCTATAAAGACTTCATTCCACGTTTTCACGGCGAGCACTTTGCAGCACCTGCCTGGGCGCGCCTGTTTCGCCGCGCCGGTGCCCGCTACGTTGTTGCGGTAGCCGAACACCATGATGGCTTCGCGATGTACGACTGCGCAACCAGTCGCTGGAGCGCCGCACGTATGGGACCAAAGCGCGACGTCATCGGTGAGCTGGCTCAAGCCATCCGCGAGGCAGGCTTGGCATTTGGGCTCTCCTACCACCGCGCCGAGCATTGGTGGTTTTTTAACGGCGGCCGTCACTTTGCTTCGGATGTCACCGATCCAACCTATGCCGATCTGTACGGACCAGCCGCCCCCCAAGACGAACCCCCGGCGCCTTGGTTCCTCGCCGACTGGCAAGCACGGGTACGCGAGTTGATCGAGCGCTATCGACCACAGTTGCTCTATTTTGACAGCGGTGCGGCGCATCCCGCCTTTGCACCGTATGTACGCTACAGCGCTGCCTTCTACTACCAGCGAGCCCGCGAGTGGGGCATCGAAGTCGTGATCAACAGCAAGGAAGGCGCGTTGCCATCCGGATGGGCCATCCCGGATGTTGAACGCGGCGGCTTCGCCATGATCCAGCCTCATCTCTGGCAGGCCGATACTACCATCGCCCACGGTTCATGGTGCTACGTCGCCAATCAAAGCTATAAATCTGCCGATACACTGATTCATAGGCTCATCGACACGGTGAGCAAAAATGGCTGTTTGCTCTTGAACGTCGGCCCGCAGCCCGATGGCAGGATCAGCGCCGCAGAAACAGCAGTATTGGAAGCTATGGGCGATTGGCTGGCCGTACATGGCGAGGCAATCTACGATACGCGGCCATGGCACACCTTCAGTGAAGGGCCAACGCCTGGCAGCAATGGTGCCTTCTCCGAACATCAACAACCAGCCTTTTGCGGAGCAGATCTCCGCTTCACAACCCGCGGCGACACCTTGTATCTGCTGTGTCTGGGAGAACCTGAACGTGAATTACGTGTCACCGCTTTGGGCAGAAGGCAGGTTGGACCTATCCACCACCTGGCCCTGCTCGGCTCCGACGAGCCCATTGTCTGGCACCAAGAAGCGCAATGGTTGCGCATTCGCCGCCCCAGTGCTCTGCCCAGTCGCCATGCATGTGCCTTTCGCATTGAAGGAATCATCAACCAGGGAAGCCCCCGGTCCTGTCATGGGCTGGCAGATAGCTACCCCAATTCTGCATAA
- a CDS encoding carbohydrate ABC transporter permease, with amino-acid sequence MNRRFFRWSPMPRMAMRLWIYTLLIACSVLFLTPFVWLVVSSFKQERQIFSWPPQWWPDPWWPQNYIQMFALVPMAHYLSNTLKVALLGTLGTVLSSAMTGYGFARLRAPGLNLLFGVCLATLMLPSQVTMIPVFLIFSKLHWIDTHLPLWVPAWFGGGAWNIFLFRQFFATIPRELEEAAAIDGAGRLTTFVRIIIPNAKAVFAVVSVFAFQGFWTDIFNPVIYLNTRENFTLALGITTLIGAQVTYFGPLMAASVLMTAPMIVLYFVVQRFIAQGVVMSGVKG; translated from the coding sequence ATGAACCGCCGTTTCTTTCGATGGTCACCAATGCCGCGTATGGCGATGCGACTGTGGATCTATACGCTTCTAATCGCCTGCAGTGTGCTGTTCCTGACACCATTCGTCTGGCTCGTAGTGAGCTCGTTCAAACAGGAGCGCCAGATATTTAGTTGGCCACCACAGTGGTGGCCTGATCCCTGGTGGCCACAAAATTACATCCAGATGTTTGCCTTGGTGCCGATGGCGCACTACCTGAGCAATACCCTCAAGGTTGCGCTGCTCGGTACCCTGGGAACGGTCCTCTCCTCAGCCATGACCGGCTACGGCTTCGCGCGATTGCGCGCACCCGGCCTCAACCTTCTGTTTGGCGTGTGCCTGGCGACCCTGATGCTGCCAAGCCAGGTAACCATGATTCCGGTCTTTTTGATTTTCAGTAAGCTGCACTGGATCGATACCCATCTACCACTATGGGTTCCGGCTTGGTTTGGGGGTGGCGCTTGGAATATTTTCCTGTTCCGCCAATTCTTTGCGACTATCCCTCGTGAATTGGAAGAGGCTGCCGCGATTGACGGTGCGGGACGCTTGACAACCTTTGTGCGCATTATCATACCCAACGCCAAGGCTGTCTTCGCGGTTGTGAGTGTGTTTGCCTTTCAGGGCTTCTGGACTGACATTTTCAATCCCGTGATTTACCTCAACACCCGCGAGAATTTCACCCTGGCGCTCGGCATCACAACACTGATTGGCGCACAAGTAACGTACTTCGGACCGCTAATGGCCGCCTCGGTGCTGATGACAGCGCCAATGATCGTGCTCTATTTCGTGGTTCAGCGCTTTATCGCCCAGGGCGTCGTCATGAGCGGCGTTAAGGGCTAG
- a CDS encoding carbohydrate ABC transporter permease, giving the protein MLRSSSETAVQRAPTQHHGRRWSRLAQQEALAAYVFIAPFVLGLLIFTAFPMLFSLVISFHTWDLTRPPEWVGLENYRQVFRDPLVRIAAGNTILYVVFSVPLGLGLSFALALLLNQRVRGEGLWRTIFYIPSVVPLVATTILWMVIFNTEYGILNALLQLLGLPKIRWLTDPRFTKPSLILMSLWSSGGSTVILLAALKQVPLELYEAATIDGASAWQRFRLITIPMISPALFFQLVTGVIFSLQIFTQAYVLAGRNVSAFGGPRNSLLFFVPYLYQNAFRFFKLGYASALAWILFAVIITMTLVQFHVLGRRVYYEFDRPR; this is encoded by the coding sequence ATGCTCAGATCATCCTCTGAAACCGCTGTCCAGCGTGCACCGACACAGCATCATGGCCGTAGGTGGTCGCGCCTGGCACAGCAGGAGGCCCTGGCCGCCTATGTCTTTATCGCGCCCTTTGTGCTGGGCCTGCTGATCTTTACCGCCTTCCCAATGCTGTTTTCGCTGGTGATCAGCTTTCACACTTGGGATCTTACCCGGCCGCCGGAATGGGTTGGCCTAGAGAACTATCGGCAAGTTTTTCGTGACCCGCTGGTGCGTATCGCGGCCGGCAATACGATCTTGTACGTTGTCTTTAGCGTGCCACTAGGCTTGGGGCTCAGCTTTGCCCTCGCCCTGCTGCTCAACCAGCGCGTGCGCGGTGAAGGGCTATGGCGCACCATTTTTTATATACCCTCGGTAGTGCCACTCGTTGCTACCACGATCCTATGGATGGTGATCTTCAATACCGAGTATGGAATACTGAACGCATTGCTGCAACTGTTAGGCCTACCCAAGATCCGCTGGTTGACCGATCCGCGCTTTACCAAGCCGTCATTGATCCTTATGAGTCTGTGGAGCAGCGGCGGCAGCACAGTGATCCTCCTGGCCGCCCTCAAGCAGGTACCGCTGGAGTTGTACGAAGCAGCCACGATCGATGGTGCAAGCGCCTGGCAACGCTTCCGGCTAATCACGATTCCGATGATCTCGCCGGCGCTCTTCTTTCAATTGGTCACCGGCGTAATCTTTAGCCTGCAAATCTTTACACAGGCGTATGTGCTGGCCGGACGCAACGTCAGCGCCTTTGGCGGACCACGCAATTCATTGTTGTTTTTCGTACCCTATCTCTACCAGAATGCGTTTCGCTTCTTCAAGCTGGGATATGCCTCAGCCTTGGCCTGGATTCTGTTTGCCGTGATTATTACGATGACATTGGTCCAGTTTCATGTACTAGGTCGTCGCGTCTATTATGAATTCGATCGACCAAGGTAG
- a CDS encoding ABC transporter substrate-binding protein: MSTLGTPAERWGRVTSRALTLLAGLILLVACGSPAVPSSPITSSPNATSQETTTAGQAASANPSSSATTGSSTAPQDNVTTVRWLMYYDNVANDRNWQDEIKLFNDTHPHLKLEVIPTTWNDYVPKLQAMIAANTPPDVVALQNEAEFVAKGFVIPLDDLLQHDQIDRARFVPGALEAAYDGKIYGIRHDTAYWMLFYNKDLFDVAGEPYPPPHGYTLDQFMEVACRLSQPAQGHWGMHNLNWLTGILAQQQGLPYLELVDGVPRYRLDDPATLSFYQRVADFINVRNCQPTTDQSASFGNADPFIAGKAAMSFNGNWGFGGIKDQATFAWDVAPLPGLKQPNVGMKIGIVASSPNRAAAWEFVKWLTYEPEATRFRAERGMGQPAIVDPQAQQLFLEGPAAPPGLQAVMQVLNKPDNSFTLLDVPGLAEANNFINPAVDEVMNGLSQAREALPPAVQQANHVLVREWQRLQRP, translated from the coding sequence ATGTCCACGCTCGGTACGCCGGCTGAGAGATGGGGTCGCGTCACATCACGTGCGCTGACATTGCTCGCAGGGCTGATCCTGCTGGTTGCCTGTGGTAGTCCGGCAGTTCCATCATCACCCATCACGTCCTCACCCAACGCCACCAGCCAGGAGACAACTACCGCTGGACAAGCAGCATCGGCGAATCCCAGCTCGTCAGCGACAACCGGTTCAAGCACCGCTCCCCAAGACAACGTTACGACGGTTCGTTGGTTAATGTATTACGATAACGTCGCCAATGACCGCAACTGGCAGGATGAAATCAAGCTGTTCAACGACACCCATCCCCATCTCAAACTGGAGGTTATCCCTACAACCTGGAACGATTATGTACCCAAACTGCAGGCGATGATCGCGGCCAACACGCCACCCGATGTGGTTGCGCTGCAAAACGAGGCGGAATTCGTTGCCAAAGGCTTTGTCATCCCGCTTGACGATCTGTTGCAGCACGATCAGATCGACCGCGCACGCTTTGTTCCGGGTGCTCTTGAAGCGGCGTACGATGGCAAAATCTATGGCATCCGCCACGATACCGCCTATTGGATGCTGTTCTACAACAAGGATCTGTTCGATGTCGCTGGCGAGCCATACCCACCGCCACATGGCTATACGCTTGACCAATTCATGGAGGTCGCCTGTCGCCTTAGCCAGCCCGCTCAGGGGCACTGGGGCATGCATAACCTCAACTGGTTGACCGGCATTCTTGCCCAGCAACAGGGCCTGCCCTATTTGGAGCTGGTTGATGGTGTACCGCGCTACCGGCTAGACGACCCGGCAACGCTGAGCTTCTACCAGCGAGTAGCAGATTTCATCAACGTGCGCAACTGTCAGCCAACGACCGACCAGAGTGCCTCGTTTGGCAATGCGGATCCCTTCATTGCTGGCAAAGCAGCGATGTCCTTCAACGGCAACTGGGGTTTTGGTGGCATCAAGGATCAGGCCACCTTCGCTTGGGATGTTGCACCGCTGCCCGGTCTCAAACAACCCAACGTTGGTATGAAGATCGGTATTGTCGCCAGCAGTCCCAACCGCGCCGCCGCCTGGGAGTTTGTTAAGTGGCTCACCTACGAACCCGAAGCAACGCGGTTCCGTGCCGAACGAGGCATGGGTCAGCCGGCGATCGTTGATCCGCAGGCCCAACAGCTCTTCCTAGAAGGGCCTGCTGCACCACCCGGCCTCCAAGCCGTGATGCAGGTGCTGAACAAGCCAGACAACAGCTTCACGCTTCTCGATGTACCAGGCCTGGCTGAAGCGAATAACTTCATCAATCCGGCCGTCGATGAAGTAATGAATGGCCTCAGCCAGGCGCGCGAGGCACTCCCGCCGGCCGTACAGCAAGCCAACCACGTGTTGGTGCGTGAGTGGCAACGCCTGCAGCGCCCCTAG
- a CDS encoding LacI family DNA-binding transcriptional regulator, which yields MKRNPTRIKPTIRMIAEHVGVSPTTVSLALRGDPSIPSATRARVLTAARELNYVPKPRRARAKQLVLRRIAFVMPNFGDQPVSANPFYGEVLRGAEQECQRRRASLLFTLLSNHDPLTPERLSVFGRDSVDGLLLVGPYPPGLVHTVARYSQRPLVLVDNTLPGQPYDSVMADDFGGGYLATQHLIELGHHAIVIVGVEAGVPSFSERERGYRAACQAAGIDPLPPLAVVWDVERMVERVAAHLAQQPAVTAFFCVGDAYAALLIQVLERLGQRVPEDCSVVGFDDLAPMRFVRPALTTITNHPRTLGAVAVQRLMALWDGEARPTQAIKIGTELKVRASSGPHRRREM from the coding sequence ATGAAGCGAAATCCTACGCGCATCAAGCCTACCATCCGCATGATTGCCGAACATGTTGGCGTATCACCGACGACCGTTTCTTTGGCATTGCGTGGTGATCCAAGCATTCCATCAGCGACACGTGCGCGAGTGCTGACGGCGGCACGCGAGCTGAACTATGTGCCCAAGCCGCGCAGGGCGCGCGCCAAGCAGCTTGTGCTGCGACGTATCGCGTTTGTCATGCCGAACTTTGGTGATCAACCGGTTTCAGCCAACCCTTTTTATGGAGAGGTATTACGCGGCGCCGAACAGGAATGTCAACGTCGGCGCGCCAGTCTGCTTTTTACGCTCCTATCCAACCATGACCCGCTGACTCCGGAGCGGCTATCTGTGTTTGGGCGCGACAGCGTCGATGGACTCTTGCTGGTCGGTCCTTATCCGCCGGGACTGGTACATACCGTAGCACGCTATAGTCAGCGACCGCTGGTGTTGGTTGACAATACTTTGCCCGGTCAGCCCTACGATAGTGTGATGGCTGACGATTTCGGCGGTGGCTACCTAGCCACCCAGCACTTGATCGAGCTTGGCCACCACGCTATCGTGATCGTCGGTGTTGAAGCAGGCGTGCCCAGCTTCTCCGAACGCGAGCGTGGCTATCGTGCGGCCTGTCAGGCTGCCGGTATTGATCCACTGCCGCCGCTCGCGGTGGTGTGGGACGTCGAGCGTATGGTGGAGCGCGTGGCTGCGCACCTGGCACAACAACCTGCCGTGACGGCGTTTTTCTGTGTAGGTGATGCCTATGCCGCGTTGCTGATCCAGGTGTTGGAACGCCTGGGGCAGCGTGTGCCGGAGGATTGTTCCGTCGTCGGCTTTGATGATTTGGCGCCGATGCGTTTTGTGCGTCCCGCTTTGACAACCATCACCAATCACCCCCGCACGCTGGGGGCGGTAGCAGTCCAGCGGCTGATGGCGTTGTGGGACGGGGAGGCCCGTCCGACGCAGGCGATTAAGATCGGCACTGAATTGAAGGTTCGTGCTTCAAGCGGACCACATCGCCGTAGGGAGATGTAA
- a CDS encoding aminoacyl-tRNA deacylase: MQPLKTNAMRALEQRRIPYTAYYYDAALHSGIAVAQAIGVPPEQLFKTLVVQREQGRPLLAIIPSHRELDLKRMAAAAGEKRVRMATQREAEALTGLQVGGISALALLPKGWPVFLDAAAQHFEELYVSAGQRGINLRLRVADLIAITGARLAALTTAERPAR, encoded by the coding sequence TTGCAACCACTCAAAACCAACGCCATGCGCGCGCTGGAGCAGCGGCGCATCCCCTACACCGCCTACTACTACGATGCTGCGCTGCATTCGGGGATCGCGGTCGCGCAGGCCATCGGCGTGCCGCCGGAGCAGCTTTTCAAAACATTGGTGGTGCAGCGCGAGCAGGGCCGCCCTCTGCTGGCGATTATTCCCAGCCATCGCGAACTGGACCTCAAGCGCATGGCGGCAGCTGCCGGTGAAAAGCGAGTGCGCATGGCCACGCAGCGCGAGGCCGAGGCACTGACCGGCCTGCAGGTGGGCGGGATTTCGGCGCTGGCGCTGCTGCCCAAGGGCTGGCCGGTGTTTCTGGATGCGGCGGCGCAGCACTTTGAGGAGCTCTATGTCAGCGCAGGACAGCGCGGCATCAACCTGCGTTTGCGCGTCGCCGACTTGATCGCTATAACCGGCGCACGGCTGGCAGCCCTGACCACTGCGGAGCGACCAGCGCGCTGA
- a CDS encoding choice-of-anchor Q domain-containing protein, whose amino-acid sequence MRSLLSLVAVFIVVCAALPSQTPTVYASSITVNITNDGLVTDGRCTLREAIQAVNAAWTVGDCATGGGYDVITLPSGFYQLSLDGADEENNATGDLDIFSTTSSVPRMLTIRGSGATTTIIDGNRLDRVFHLVGQNDRLVLRNLTVRNGRLPTPSRYGGAGVLSWGHIELYNVIIENNASSDVGGGLCIGCGASTGSGYLENVIIRNNTAQRGGGIFTNQPLTITASSIISNSAAVAGGAIVNYDALALTNVTVSANTADNNTGGIRHEHGSLSVLNSTISHNTRAGIRFLAGATLKNTLLASNSPEGNCSIFTPPTSQGHNLSSDTSCASAFTASGDLNNVDPQLGPLQQNGGLTPTRALPLTSPAVNAGTNSGCPATDQRGIARPQVGTCDIGAYELVVQRAFMPLISR is encoded by the coding sequence ATGCGCTCGCTTCTATCGCTCGTCGCCGTCTTCATCGTCGTGTGCGCCGCACTGCCGAGCCAGACGCCCACCGTCTATGCCAGCTCCATCACCGTCAATATCACCAATGACGGACTGGTCACCGATGGCAGGTGTACCTTGCGCGAAGCGATCCAGGCGGTCAACGCTGCCTGGACGGTGGGCGACTGCGCGACCGGCGGTGGCTACGACGTCATCACCCTGCCGAGCGGCTTCTACCAGTTGAGCCTTGACGGCGCGGATGAAGAAAACAACGCCACCGGCGATCTGGACATCTTCTCAACCACCTCTTCGGTACCCCGCATGCTCACTATTCGGGGCAGCGGAGCCACCACCACCATCATAGATGGCAATCGGCTCGACCGTGTTTTCCATCTGGTCGGCCAAAACGACCGGCTGGTACTGCGCAACCTTACGGTGCGTAATGGCCGCCTGCCCACCCCAAGCCGATACGGTGGCGCCGGGGTGCTGAGCTGGGGCCACATCGAGCTCTATAACGTCATCATTGAAAACAACGCCAGCAGCGATGTCGGTGGTGGTCTGTGCATCGGCTGTGGGGCTAGCACCGGCAGCGGCTACCTGGAGAACGTCATCATTCGCAACAACACGGCCCAGAGGGGTGGCGGCATCTTCACCAACCAGCCGCTGACGATCACCGCCAGCAGCATCATCAGCAACAGCGCCGCAGTTGCTGGCGGGGCGATCGTGAACTACGATGCCCTGGCGCTGACCAACGTCACCGTGAGTGCTAACACCGCGGACAACAATACCGGAGGAATAAGGCATGAACACGGCTCGCTCAGCGTGCTCAACAGCACGATCAGTCACAACACCAGGGCAGGAATTCGTTTCCTGGCAGGGGCAACGCTCAAAAATACACTCCTCGCCAGCAACTCCCCGGAGGGGAATTGCTCCATCTTCACACCACCGACATCGCAGGGGCATAATCTGAGCAGCGACACAAGTTGCGCCAGCGCGTTCACGGCAAGCGGCGATCTGAACAATGTCGATCCCCAGCTCGGCCCCTTGCAGCAGAACGGCGGCCTGACGCCAACCCGCGCCCTCCCGCTGACATCGCCGGCCGTCAACGCGGGCACCAACAGCGGCTGCCCGGCCACCGACCAGCGCGGCATCGCCCGGCCGCAAGTCGGGACGTGCGATATCGGCGCATATGAGCTTGTGGTGCAACGGGCATTTATGCCCTTGATATCGAGATGA